Within the Prochlorococcus sp. MIT 1300 genome, the region TTGTCGCAAGGGGAAGTGGAACAGGACTTTCAGGTGGTGCTGTAGTCGAGAAGGAGGCTCTGCTTGTCATAACTAGTCGCATGCGAGAAGTCCTTTCAATTGATTTGGATAATCAAAAAATTGTCGTACAGCCTGGTGTTATCAATAGTTGGGTTACACGTGCTGTCTCTGGAGAAGGGTTTTATTACGCGCCAGATCCATCTAGTCAGGTCGTTTGCAGTATTGGAGGCAACATTGCAGAAAATTCAGGTGGTGTTCACTGTTTGAAATATGGGGTGACAAGTAATCATGTTCTTGGTTTAGAAGTAGTGCTTCCTGATGGCCAAATTACAAATTTGGCAGGAGAACTTTATGAATATCCTGAACTCGATTTGCGAGGTGCTTTTATTGGAAGTGAAGGGACTCTTGGAATAGCCACTTCTATTACCTTAAGACTTTTAAGGGCTCCAGAACATGTAACTGTTTTGTTGGCAGACTTCTTAAATATTGAAGAGGCTGGTGAGGCAGTACGTCTTGTAACAAGGGCAGGGCTTTTACCTGCTGGCATGGAAATAATGGACAATTTTATGATTAATGCAGTAGATGATCTTTTTGGCTTTGATGAATATCCCCGTGATGCTGGGGCTGTCTTATTGATTGAATTAGATGGTCAAAATGAAGAAGTTAATTTTTCGGCAGAGAAAGCAATAGAAATATGTAAACAAACAGGTGCTAGAACTGTTAGGCGTGCTGACGAAGTATCGGATAGAAATTTACTCTGGAAGGGGCGTAAAGCTGCTTTTGCAGCTGTTGGTCAAATCTCATCTGGGTATTATGTACAAGACGGAGTTGTGCCAAGGAGTACACTGCCAAAAGTCCTTTCAGAAATAGAGAAGTTGAGTGCAATATATGAACTTCCTGTAGCAAATGTTTTTCATGCAGGTGATGGAAATTTACATCCTTTGATTCTTTATGATCCAATGATTCCTGATATTGAAGTTAAGGTCACAGAGTTGGGAGCAGCGATTCTTCGTGAATGTTTGGCTGTTGGCGGCAGTATTACTGGAGAACATGGTATTGGCTCAGATAAGAGATGTTATTTGGATTGGATGTTTAGCAGTGATGATTTGGCGACGATGAGCTTGGTGCGCCAGGCATTTGATCCAGATGGTCTGGCTAACCCAGGTAAAATATTTCCAACACCGCGAAGCTGTGGTGAATCATCTCGCAGAAAAGTAAATATGAAAATCAAGAAGAATTATCAATTTAATGATCTAGAGGCCTTTTGATTTGTTTCGAGGCTTTGATGTTCCTAATTTTAAGGGTTAATTCTTAAGAATAGTTTTTACTTATTCCTCTTCTAATTCAATTGGCCAACAAATTTCTACCATTACAGGAGCATGATCACTGGGCTGGGTATTTCCGCGTACGTCCTTGTGTATTGCACAGCTCTTTGCGTAAGAAAGTAATTCATTGCATAAGTAAATGTGATCAATTCTCCATCCTCTATCGCGATCCCAAGCCCCAGTTCGGTAATCCCACCAACTCCAATGATTGCTGTTTGGTTCGAAAATTCTGAAGACATCATGGAGTCTGCTCCCTAGGACTTTTTGTAAAGCTTCTCTTTCTTCTTTACTTGCCATGATTCCACCACTTAAACGGTTGGGATCATGAATGTCCTTATCTTCGAGAGCAATGTTGAAGTCTCCTACCACGCAAAGTGGTTCATCTCTTTGGTTTTGTTTTTCAAGGTATTTATGCAAGCAAGCAAGCCATTCGAGTTTGTAATTGAACTTTGGTGATTTAAGAGCAGATCCATTGGGAACGTATAGGTTTACGATTCGAATTCCATCAATTAGAGCACTGATCACTCTCTTTTGTTCTCCAAGTCGAATCGCATTTGGATCATCTGTTAACTCGCCTATGAATCCAAAACGTACATCTTCAATATTCGTCTTGCTTATTAGCGCAACACCGTTATAAGCTTTTTGCCCGTGGAACTGGACTTGATATCCCTCGGCGGAAAAATCTTCATGAGGGAAAAGAGGATCATCAACTTTAGTTTCCTGTAAGCAGAGAACATCTGGACTTGCTTCTTTTAGCCAAGTCCTTACCTGCTCACTGCGCGTGCGGATAGAGTTGACGTTCCAGGTTGCAATTCTCACAAGTCCGAAATTTTGTAGAAAACCCTATAGGATGGTTTTCATGATATTAGAGGAGCAATTGAATTGAATAGAAAATCAGTGCGCTTTATCTCTAATGTCCTAGTTAATCTTTTTGCTTCATTCCCAATAGTAGTTGGTTCGATAATAGATTTTGCTAGTGCTGAAGTTACCGGACTTGAGGTCCAGTCTCCGCACGAAAGAGATATTTTCAATACTTCTCCTGGAAGTGGTCAGCCAAATGTTTTTGAAGTTACTAATCCAATGCAATTAATGAATCAGTTGCGACGAATGACTGCAATGGATGATGCGACTAGTCCTTCGGAAGCAGTTGATGCTGCTCTTGATGCGCTTGAATTAGATCAATGAAATAAAAACCAAATTTCCGTAAATTATGTTTATCGATAATCCAAGTTAGATCTTTCGGCCTGGAGGCCCCACTCGCTAGCAAGGTCATCAATAAGAGAATCTATCTGCCCTGGCTTAGTTCTTCTTTTACGTGCTTCCCTAAGAAGTAATTGTGCTTCGCTAAAGAGTTTTTCCTTCTGCTTCATTTCTGCTAGTGCTATTACAGGTTTGGCATCACCTTTCATTTCTTCCGCTAATAATTTGTAAATCAACTCTGCAGAAGAGCTTTGTTTCATGTTTTGGTGGAGATCTGCCAATAGAAGCCCTAACCTCATTCGATTGGGTTTGGTTGCATTCTCGAAGCGCTTTTTAATTAATGAAAGCGAAGCATATGGGGTTTTATTTTCAATATCAAGTAATGCCTTTAGCTCAAGAATCTCTATATTTTTATGATGAACGCCAGCTAAATAGTTGATTTCTTCCAAAGCTATTTTCTTGTCACCCGTTTGACGCTTCAGCTCTACTAGAAGCAGCCTCCAGCCTAGCTTTGATTGATCTTTGTCAACGATCTCCTCAACAGCGGATCTGGCTTCCTGAATTCGGCCGAGAGTTAATAGGCTTTTTATCATCTTTTTCTCAGCTTTGGGATTGAGACCAAGGCTGTGATGCCTTTTCAAAAGGATATTTACACGACTTTCGAGAATCCTTCTGTCCCCAGACCTTCTTGACTCTGTTGAAAGAGAACTAGCTAATACCCAGCAAAGGCCAAATGCCATCACTAGTAAAGTCAGTGCTTGAACTGGTTGGGAAGAGAGAAAAATCTTCTTGTTTGTCTTGTCCAACTAAAGCAGGTAGAAATAATGATTAGTTTGAGGTTGGCTGGCAACTCTGGCTAGATTAAGTACTGGACGAATAAATCTTTTTTTTTCGATGCGCGTCCATCCAATCCCTCCGGTTACAGAACCCTTGCAATACCGGGCTATAGGTATCGTACGAGGAATTTACCAACCTGAAGACTCTGAACAGTTAACAAGAGGATTTCTTGTTGATTCCAAAGGAGAAAAGGTTGAGGCCGTAGTGCTTGGAAGAGTTTTAACTTTAATGCGCCGTCATTTGGCGATCGACAAGCCTCATTTATGGGTCGTTTACCCTCGTTGTCGGGAAGAAAGTCACTTACATCTTCAAATTGTTGGCATATGGGAGCCAAGCTCCTTATATAGAGCAGATTCACAAAGTGCTGGGGTTGATCCAAATTTGTCTATATCAAATGACCTAACTGATACTTTGCCTGAGGGAGATGACTATTTC harbors:
- a CDS encoding FAD-linked oxidase C-terminal domain-containing protein translates to MNHDWAVLERELREFLPKKAVINKRQDLLVYDCDGLTINRHEPPLAVLPETTEHVSRILSSCHKHGIPFVARGSGTGLSGGAVVEKEALLVITSRMREVLSIDLDNQKIVVQPGVINSWVTRAVSGEGFYYAPDPSSQVVCSIGGNIAENSGGVHCLKYGVTSNHVLGLEVVLPDGQITNLAGELYEYPELDLRGAFIGSEGTLGIATSITLRLLRAPEHVTVLLADFLNIEEAGEAVRLVTRAGLLPAGMEIMDNFMINAVDDLFGFDEYPRDAGAVLLIELDGQNEEVNFSAEKAIEICKQTGARTVRRADEVSDRNLLWKGRKAAFAAVGQISSGYYVQDGVVPRSTLPKVLSEIEKLSAIYELPVANVFHAGDGNLHPLILYDPMIPDIEVKVTELGAAILRECLAVGGSITGEHGIGSDKRCYLDWMFSSDDLATMSLVRQAFDPDGLANPGKIFPTPRSCGESSRRKVNMKIKKNYQFNDLEAF
- the xth gene encoding exodeoxyribonuclease III, which gives rise to MRIATWNVNSIRTRSEQVRTWLKEASPDVLCLQETKVDDPLFPHEDFSAEGYQVQFHGQKAYNGVALISKTNIEDVRFGFIGELTDDPNAIRLGEQKRVISALIDGIRIVNLYVPNGSALKSPKFNYKLEWLACLHKYLEKQNQRDEPLCVVGDFNIALEDKDIHDPNRLSGGIMASKEEREALQKVLGSRLHDVFRIFEPNSNHWSWWDYRTGAWDRDRGWRIDHIYLCNELLSYAKSCAIHKDVRGNTQPSDHAPVMVEICWPIELEEE